From Blastochloris viridis, one genomic window encodes:
- the serA gene encoding phosphoglycerate dehydrogenase, giving the protein MTAPKVLISDALSEAAIQIFKDRGIEVDFQPQLGKDKDKLAEIIGNYDGLAIRSATKVTAKILESATRLKVVGRAGIGVDNVDIPAATTRGVIVMNTPFGNSITTAEHAIAMMMTLARQIPEADRSTQAGKWEKNKFMGVELTAKTLGVIGCGNIGSIVADRAVGLKMRVIAFDPYLSDERAVALGVHKVELDELLRRADFITLHTPLTDKTRNIIDADAIAKCKKGVRIINCARGGLVDEAALADAIKSGQVAGAAFDVFVDEPATANPLFGLPNVVCTPHLGASTTEAQENVALQVAEQMSDYLLQGAITNAVNFPSISAEEAPRIKPFVALAEKLGAFLGQLTEAPIKGIRIEYEGAVGSLNTRAINAAAITGVLRPFLSEINMVNAAAIAKEKGITIEEVKSSHEGDYESLIRIVVEAEDMPRHAAGTVLQDGKPRMVEIRWIDMDAEFAPNMIYIRNDDKPGFIGRFGTLLGESGVNVATFNLGRDKAGGNAICLVAVDEEVSDDLLRAIEKIPHVKRARRLRF; this is encoded by the coding sequence ATGACCGCTCCCAAGGTTCTCATCTCGGACGCGCTGTCCGAGGCCGCCATTCAGATCTTCAAGGATCGCGGCATCGAGGTCGATTTCCAGCCTCAGCTCGGCAAGGACAAGGATAAGCTGGCCGAGATCATCGGCAATTATGACGGCCTCGCCATCCGCTCCGCCACCAAGGTGACCGCCAAGATCCTGGAGAGCGCCACGCGTCTCAAGGTGGTCGGCCGCGCCGGCATCGGCGTCGACAATGTCGACATCCCGGCCGCCACCACCCGCGGCGTGATCGTGATGAACACGCCGTTCGGCAACTCCATCACCACCGCCGAGCACGCCATCGCCATGATGATGACGCTGGCGCGCCAGATCCCCGAGGCCGACCGCTCCACCCAGGCCGGCAAGTGGGAGAAGAACAAGTTCATGGGCGTCGAGCTCACTGCCAAGACGCTCGGCGTCATCGGCTGTGGCAATATCGGCTCGATCGTCGCCGACCGCGCCGTCGGCCTGAAGATGCGGGTCATCGCGTTCGACCCCTATCTGTCGGACGAGCGCGCGGTGGCGCTCGGCGTGCACAAGGTCGAACTCGACGAGCTGCTGCGCCGTGCCGACTTCATCACGCTGCACACGCCGCTGACCGACAAGACCCGCAACATCATCGACGCCGACGCCATCGCCAAATGCAAGAAGGGCGTGCGCATCATCAACTGCGCCCGCGGCGGCCTGGTCGACGAGGCGGCGCTGGCGGACGCCATCAAGTCCGGCCAGGTCGCCGGAGCTGCGTTCGACGTGTTCGTCGACGAGCCGGCCACCGCCAACCCGCTGTTCGGCCTGCCCAACGTGGTGTGCACGCCGCATCTTGGCGCCTCCACCACCGAGGCCCAGGAGAACGTGGCGCTGCAGGTCGCCGAGCAGATGTCGGACTACCTGTTGCAGGGTGCCATCACCAATGCGGTGAACTTCCCCTCGATTTCGGCGGAAGAAGCGCCCCGCATCAAGCCGTTCGTGGCGCTCGCCGAAAAGCTCGGCGCCTTCCTTGGCCAGCTCACCGAGGCGCCGATCAAGGGCATCCGCATCGAATACGAAGGCGCGGTCGGCAGCCTCAACACCCGCGCCATCAACGCCGCCGCCATCACCGGCGTGCTGCGTCCCTTCCTCTCCGAGATCAACATGGTCAACGCCGCGGCGATCGCGAAGGAGAAGGGCATCACCATCGAAGAGGTCAAGAGCTCGCACGAGGGTGACTACGAGAGCCTGATCCGCATCGTGGTCGAGGCCGAGGACATGCCGCGCCACGCCGCCGGCACCGTGCTGCAGGACGGCAAGCCACGTATGGTCGAGATCCGCTGGATCGACATGGACGCCGAGTTCGCGCCCAACATGATCTACATCCGCAACGACGATAAGCCGGGCTTCATCGGCCGGTTCGGCACGCTGCTGGGCGAGTCCGGCGTCAACGTCGCCACCTTCAACCTCGGCCGCGACAAGGCGGGCGGCAACGCCATCTGCCTGGTGGCGGTGGACGAGGAGGTGTCCGACGATCTTCTGCGCGCCATCGAGAAGATCCCGCACGTCAAGCGGGCGCGGCGGCTGCGGTTCTGA
- a CDS encoding phosphoserine transaminase — protein MTTTMPGVRPAVSHFSSGPCAKRPGWSLAALNDAALGRSHRAKLGKGKLKRAIDLTREVLGVPADYRIGIVPASDTGAVEMALWSLLGARPVTMMAWESFGEGWITDVVKQLKLKDVTVLKAGYGQIVDLAKVDTKTQDVVFTWNGTTSGVRVPNGDWIAADRDGLTICDATSAAFAQDLAWDKLDVTTFSWQKVLGGEAAHGMLILSPRAVERLTSYSPPWPLPKIFRLTSGGKLIEGIFEGETINTPSMLAVEDYLDALEWAGSVGGLKGLIARADANTKVLADWAAKTAWVDFLAGDPAIRSNTSVCLKVVDPTIAALSNEQQAAFAKSIVSALEKEKVALDIGAYRDAPPGLRIWCGATVETSDVEALTHWLDWAFETAKAQLAKAA, from the coding sequence ATGACGACGACGATGCCCGGCGTGCGGCCGGCTGTTTCGCATTTTTCTTCCGGCCCCTGCGCCAAGCGCCCCGGCTGGTCCCTTGCAGCCCTCAACGACGCCGCCCTCGGCCGCTCGCACCGCGCCAAGCTCGGCAAGGGCAAGCTCAAGCGCGCCATCGATCTGACGCGCGAGGTGCTCGGCGTTCCCGCTGATTATCGCATCGGCATCGTGCCGGCCTCCGACACCGGCGCGGTCGAGATGGCGCTGTGGTCGCTGCTCGGCGCCCGCCCGGTCACCATGATGGCTTGGGAATCCTTCGGCGAAGGCTGGATCACCGACGTCGTCAAGCAGCTCAAGCTGAAGGACGTCACCGTCCTCAAGGCTGGCTACGGCCAGATCGTCGACCTCGCCAAGGTCGACACCAAGACCCAGGACGTGGTGTTTACCTGGAACGGCACCACCTCCGGCGTGCGGGTTCCGAACGGCGACTGGATCGCCGCCGACCGTGACGGCCTCACCATCTGCGACGCCACCTCGGCGGCGTTCGCGCAAGATCTCGCCTGGGACAAGCTCGACGTCACCACCTTCTCCTGGCAGAAGGTGCTGGGCGGCGAGGCGGCCCACGGCATGCTGATCCTCTCGCCGCGCGCGGTCGAGCGTCTCACCAGCTATTCCCCGCCGTGGCCGCTGCCGAAGATTTTCCGCCTCACCTCCGGCGGCAAGCTGATCGAGGGCATCTTCGAGGGCGAGACCATCAACACGCCGTCGATGCTGGCGGTCGAGGACTATCTCGACGCGCTGGAGTGGGCGGGCTCGGTCGGCGGCCTGAAGGGCCTGATCGCCCGTGCCGACGCCAACACCAAGGTGCTGGCCGATTGGGCGGCCAAGACGGCGTGGGTCGATTTTCTTGCCGGCGACCCGGCGATCCGCTCCAACACGTCGGTGTGCCTGAAGGTGGTCGACCCCACCATCGCCGCGCTGTCGAACGAGCAGCAGGCGGCGTTCGCCAAGTCGATCGTCTCGGCGCTGGAGAAGGAAAAGGTCGCGCTCGACATCGGCGCCTATCGTGACGCCCCTCCGGGCCTTCGCATCTGGTGCGGCGCCACGGTGGAGACCTCAGACGTCGAAGCCCTGACCCATTGGCTCGACTGGGCGTTCGAGACTGCCAAGGCCCAGCTCGCCAAGGCCGCCTGA
- a CDS encoding outer membrane protein, whose translation MKPATLFALVLAIGVAAVSEAPAADVGIARPAPPPMLEEYGSGWYLRGDVGWTGYTNVSADYVIGGLASAHDSSAKLEDTWSIGAGYGYNFDWFRADVTADYRANAQFTGIMGELFGELTTWSTLLNGYFDLGTWSGITPYVGAGIGAAYHETRKWHDLYGDPVFAGGSNWELAWAVMAGLAIQFTPKASLDVGYRYVDLGKAESGLDADFNAIKVKTDNISAHEVRVGIRYTID comes from the coding sequence ATGAAGCCCGCTACCCTGTTCGCTCTCGTGCTTGCCATCGGCGTTGCCGCGGTGAGCGAGGCTCCCGCCGCCGACGTCGGCATTGCCCGCCCGGCTCCGCCCCCCATGCTGGAAGAATATGGCTCCGGCTGGTATTTGCGCGGTGACGTCGGCTGGACCGGATACACCAACGTGTCGGCCGACTATGTCATTGGCGGCTTGGCATCGGCCCACGATTCCAGCGCCAAGCTGGAAGACACCTGGTCGATCGGCGCCGGCTACGGCTACAACTTTGACTGGTTTCGCGCCGATGTGACCGCCGACTATCGCGCCAATGCGCAATTCACCGGAATAATGGGCGAACTGTTCGGCGAGCTGACGACGTGGTCGACGTTGCTCAATGGCTATTTCGATCTTGGCACCTGGTCCGGCATCACGCCCTATGTCGGGGCCGGCATCGGCGCCGCCTATCACGAAACCCGCAAGTGGCATGACCTCTACGGCGACCCGGTCTTCGCCGGCGGCAGCAACTGGGAACTCGCCTGGGCGGTGATGGCCGGTCTTGCGATCCAGTTCACCCCGAAGGCCTCGCTCGATGTCGGCTATCGCTATGTCGATCTCGGCAAGGCGGAGTCCGGTCTCGACGCCGACTTCAATGCCATCAAGGTCAAGACCGACAATATCTCCGCGCACGAGGTCCGCGTCGGCATCCGCTACACCATCGACTGA
- a CDS encoding outer membrane protein: MNGSKTFALAAGVWALTTSCAIAADMPLLERVPVIEEFSGWYLRGDIGMTNQQLDRYHNILSDTAPQYEVLNKGSFDSGWLFGLGIGYQFNNWFRTDLTGEYRGTTSFRALDRYYDTSVNDFAADTYNATKSEWLFLANAYLDLGTWYNITPFVGVGLGVAEVTIGDYDDANVRTAGGGYAGSHSQWNFAWALHAGLAYHVTPAFTVELAYRYLSLGDGKTDDVINYDGTNVVHNPTTFHDLTSHDVKFAMRWALGGYDAPPPVVVRKY; this comes from the coding sequence ATGAACGGCTCAAAGACATTCGCGCTTGCGGCCGGTGTCTGGGCGCTGACGACAAGCTGTGCAATCGCGGCGGACATGCCGTTGCTGGAGCGCGTTCCGGTGATCGAAGAGTTCAGCGGTTGGTATCTGCGCGGCGATATCGGCATGACCAACCAGCAGCTGGACCGGTATCACAATATCCTGAGCGACACCGCGCCGCAGTATGAAGTGCTCAACAAAGGCAGCTTCGACAGCGGCTGGCTGTTCGGCCTCGGCATCGGATATCAGTTCAATAACTGGTTCAGGACCGACTTGACCGGCGAATACCGCGGCACGACGTCCTTCCGCGCGCTCGATAGATATTACGATACCTCAGTCAACGATTTTGCAGCAGATACCTATAATGCAACAAAATCAGAGTGGCTGTTCCTTGCCAATGCGTATCTGGATCTTGGTACATGGTACAACATCACGCCGTTCGTTGGTGTCGGCCTGGGTGTGGCCGAGGTCACCATCGGCGACTACGATGATGCCAATGTGAGAACCGCCGGAGGTGGTTACGCGGGTTCCCACTCCCAATGGAACTTCGCCTGGGCCTTGCATGCCGGTCTCGCCTACCACGTGACGCCGGCATTCACCGTCGAACTGGCCTATCGTTACCTCAGCCTCGGCGATGGCAAGACCGATGATGTCATCAATTACGATGGCACGAATGTTGTGCACAACCCGACCACCTTCCACGACCTCACCTCCCACGACGTGAAGTTCGCAATGCGGTGGGCGCTCGGTGGCTATGACGCGCCGCCGCCGGTCGTGGTGCGGAAGTACTGA
- the glmM gene encoding phosphoglucosamine mutase, with protein sequence MRKYFGTDGIRGKANNGTLTADLALRVGMAAGLMFMRGEHRHRVLIGKDTRLSGYMIEQAMTAGFLSVGLDVFLVGPMPTPAVAMLTRSMRCDLGVMISASHNPYDDNGIKLFGPDGYKLSDEVELEIEALLEADLHKRLAKSADLGRATRIEGVQARYVEFAKRTLLRNLELNGLRIVVDTANGAAYKVAGDALWELGAEVIRIGDEPNGFNINRDCGSTEPDALSAKVREMRADIGIALDGDADRVTIVDEKGHIVDGDQLMAVIADSFHHDGRLTKPGIVATVMSNLGLERYLGGLGLTLERTAVGDRYVLECMREHGYNVGGEQSGHIILADHATTGDGLLAALQLLDVVVRSGKRVSEICHKFEPLPQVLKNVRYASGKPLENALVLAAIQDAKQRLGNDGRLVIRPSGTEPVIRVMAEGDDRDLIEAVVDDVIDAVAKVAVAA encoded by the coding sequence GTGCGTAAGTATTTCGGGACCGACGGCATTCGCGGAAAGGCGAATAACGGCACGCTGACGGCGGATCTCGCCCTGCGGGTTGGCATGGCCGCCGGCCTCATGTTCATGCGCGGCGAGCACCGCCATCGGGTGCTGATCGGCAAGGACACGCGCCTGTCCGGCTATATGATCGAACAGGCGATGACCGCGGGCTTCCTCTCGGTCGGCCTCGACGTGTTCCTGGTCGGGCCGATGCCGACGCCGGCGGTCGCCATGCTGACGCGTTCGATGCGGTGCGACCTCGGCGTGATGATCTCCGCCTCCCATAACCCTTACGACGATAACGGCATCAAGTTGTTCGGGCCGGACGGCTACAAGCTGTCCGACGAGGTTGAACTCGAAATCGAGGCGCTGCTCGAGGCCGATCTCCACAAGCGTCTCGCCAAGTCGGCCGATCTCGGTCGCGCCACCCGCATCGAGGGCGTGCAGGCGCGTTATGTCGAGTTCGCCAAGCGCACGCTGCTGCGCAATCTCGAACTCAACGGTCTGCGCATCGTGGTCGATACCGCCAACGGCGCCGCCTACAAGGTGGCGGGCGACGCGCTGTGGGAACTCGGCGCCGAGGTGATTCGCATCGGCGATGAGCCCAACGGCTTCAACATCAACCGCGACTGCGGCTCGACCGAGCCCGACGCGCTGAGCGCCAAGGTGCGCGAGATGCGCGCCGACATCGGCATCGCGCTCGACGGCGACGCCGACCGCGTCACCATCGTCGACGAGAAGGGCCATATCGTCGACGGCGACCAGTTGATGGCGGTGATCGCCGACAGCTTCCACCACGACGGCCGGCTGACAAAGCCCGGCATCGTTGCCACCGTGATGTCGAACCTCGGGCTGGAGCGCTATCTTGGTGGGCTTGGCCTCACGCTGGAGCGTACCGCAGTCGGCGACCGCTACGTGCTCGAGTGCATGCGCGAGCACGGCTACAATGTCGGCGGCGAGCAGTCCGGCCACATCATCCTGGCCGACCACGCCACCACCGGCGACGGCCTGCTGGCGGCGCTGCAGCTGCTCGACGTGGTGGTGCGGTCGGGCAAGCGCGTCTCGGAGATCTGCCACAAGTTCGAGCCGCTGCCGCAGGTGCTGAAGAACGTCCGCTACGCCTCCGGCAAGCCGCTGGAGAACGCGCTGGTGCTCGCCGCAATCCAGGATGCCAAGCAAAGGCTCGGCAATGACGGCCGGTTGGTGATCCGCCCGTCCGGCACCGAGCCGGTGATCCGGGTGATGGCCGAGGGCGACGACCGCGACCTGATCGAAGCGGTGGTCGACGACGTCATCGACGCCGTGGCCAAGGTTGCGGTCGCGGCCTGA
- a CDS encoding acetoacetate--CoA ligase, which produces MPERDTQQPLWQPNPERVAASNLAAFMRAAEPIAGRRFSSYAELHAWSVEHRPAFWDLIWDHCGVIGDKGPRILIDDAMPGARFFPDARLNFAENLLRRNDATTALVFRGEDKLERRLSWAELNALVSRLQQALAAAGVGVGDRVAAMLPNLPEAIAVMLATASLGAVFSSCSPDFGERGVLDRFGQIEPKVLVSCDGYWYAGKRILIADKLAAVTAKLPTVEKVVIVPYLGDAGTIAASLPNGVALAKFLGPFQAKPVTYVRLPFATPLYILYSSGTTGVPKCIVHGAGGTLLQHLKEHRLHCGVKPDDRVFYFTTLGWMMWNWLASALASEATVILFDGSPFAPTQTVLFDYAQFERVTVFGTSAKYIDACKKAGLEPARTHNLSALELITSTGSPLAPDCFDWVYRAIKSDVHLASISGGTDIVSCFVLGDPTSPVWRSEIQAPGLGMAVDVLGESGTPIRQERGELVCTKAFPSMPVKFWNDPDGAKYRAAYFERFPGVWCHGDFAEWTEHGGMIIHGRSDATLNPGGVRIGTAEIYAQVEQIPEVIEAIAIGQDWEHDVRVVLFVRLKDGVELDDALTKRIKDRIRAGASPRHVPAKILPVADIPRTRSGKITELAVRDIVHGRPVKNTEALANPEALSLFEGLGELTT; this is translated from the coding sequence ATGCCGGAACGGGACACGCAACAGCCGCTTTGGCAGCCGAACCCCGAGCGGGTGGCCGCCAGCAATCTTGCCGCCTTCATGCGCGCCGCCGAGCCGATCGCCGGGCGGCGCTTTAGCAGCTACGCCGAGTTGCACGCCTGGTCGGTCGAGCACCGGCCGGCGTTCTGGGACCTGATCTGGGACCATTGCGGGGTGATCGGCGACAAGGGCCCGCGCATCCTGATCGACGATGCCATGCCCGGCGCCCGCTTCTTCCCCGACGCCCGGCTCAATTTCGCCGAGAACCTGCTGCGCCGCAACGACGCCACCACCGCGCTGGTGTTCCGCGGCGAGGACAAGCTGGAGCGCCGCCTGAGCTGGGCCGAACTGAACGCCCTGGTATCGCGGCTTCAGCAGGCGCTGGCCGCGGCCGGGGTCGGAGTCGGCGACCGCGTCGCGGCGATGCTGCCGAACCTGCCAGAAGCCATCGCGGTGATGCTCGCGACCGCCTCGCTTGGCGCGGTGTTCTCGTCCTGCTCGCCCGATTTCGGCGAGCGCGGCGTGCTCGACCGCTTCGGCCAGATCGAGCCCAAGGTGCTGGTGTCGTGCGACGGCTACTGGTACGCCGGCAAGCGCATCCTGATCGCCGACAAGCTCGCTGCGGTCACCGCCAAGCTGCCGACGGTCGAGAAAGTGGTGATCGTGCCCTATCTCGGCGACGCCGGAACCATTGCGGCGAGCCTGCCGAACGGCGTCGCGCTCGCCAAATTCCTCGGGCCGTTCCAGGCCAAGCCGGTCACCTACGTCCGGCTGCCGTTTGCGACCCCGCTTTATATCCTCTATTCGTCCGGCACCACGGGCGTGCCGAAGTGCATCGTCCACGGCGCCGGCGGCACGCTGCTGCAGCACCTGAAAGAACATCGGCTGCACTGCGGCGTGAAGCCGGACGACCGGGTGTTCTATTTCACCACGCTGGGCTGGATGATGTGGAACTGGCTGGCCTCGGCGCTGGCCAGCGAGGCAACCGTGATCCTGTTCGACGGCTCGCCGTTTGCGCCGACCCAGACCGTGTTGTTCGACTACGCCCAGTTCGAGCGGGTGACGGTGTTCGGCACCTCGGCGAAATACATCGACGCCTGCAAGAAGGCCGGGCTCGAGCCCGCCCGCACGCACAATCTGTCCGCCCTCGAACTGATCACCTCGACCGGATCGCCCCTGGCGCCGGACTGCTTCGACTGGGTCTATCGGGCGATCAAAAGCGACGTGCACCTTGCCTCGATCTCCGGCGGCACCGACATCGTGTCGTGCTTCGTGCTCGGCGATCCGACCTCGCCGGTGTGGCGCAGCGAGATCCAGGCGCCGGGCCTCGGCATGGCGGTCGACGTGTTGGGCGAGAGCGGCACGCCGATCCGCCAGGAGCGCGGCGAGCTGGTGTGCACCAAGGCATTCCCGTCGATGCCGGTGAAGTTCTGGAACGACCCTGACGGTGCCAAATATCGTGCTGCCTATTTCGAGCGCTTCCCCGGCGTGTGGTGCCACGGCGACTTTGCGGAGTGGACCGAGCACGGCGGCATGATCATCCACGGCCGCTCCGACGCAACCCTCAACCCCGGCGGGGTACGGATCGGCACCGCGGAGATCTACGCCCAGGTCGAGCAAATTCCGGAAGTGATCGAGGCAATCGCCATCGGCCAGGATTGGGAGCACGACGTGCGGGTGGTGCTGTTCGTGCGGCTGAAGGACGGCGTCGAACTCGACGACGCGCTGACCAAGCGGATCAAGGACCGCATCCGCGCCGGCGCCTCGCCGCGTCACGTGCCGGCCAAGATCCTGCCTGTCGCCGACATTCCGCGCACCCGCTCGGGAAAAATCACTGAACTCGCGGTGCGCGATATCGTCCACGGCCGGCCGGTGAAGAACACCGAGGCGCTGGCCAATCCGGAGGCGCTGTCGCTGTTCGAGGGACTGGGCGAGCTCACGACATAG
- a CDS encoding carbamoyltransferase C-terminal domain-containing protein: MIILGIHTNHDASAALFDNYRMVSAVALERLTRIKSDGYRYPAEAVEECLAIAGLRREDVDVIALPRSEFAPKYFKRQAWWSRAKADGEGRVDLFRQMALHLGAAPDTIFDVKLWLDDHGFSPSTRVHFYNHHNAHALGALFHTDWSDALIYTADGYGDRVNASARQFKDGKLTALWGDDRDGLKLLGYEGARSSIGQLYLEVTAALGFKPLRHEGKVLGLAAWGKPVFAPELRANYTVDALGRTHGKMRLKDLRRRLQEMVKSAPREDVAASVQSVLEDVVLEAVGNILQRHPAKALGLAGGVFANVKLNQRLAERFPFDELFVYPAMSDAGIAAGGVLEFLLQRDGLPAWLGRRYRFGALYYGRDFDADAEDAFRAAGAYAEYVGDPAAEAARRIAEGAIVGTFLGPMEYGPRALGARSIMARAIDRSINDTLNKRLDRTEFMPFAPVVRIERYAEVFELPKSLVYPANFMTTTCDVKPAWRDKVPAVTHVDGTARPQLISRGQNRVYWDILDEYEKLTGLPVLINTSFNVHEEPIINAPVECVRALKDRRVDLVVTQGAIWSFAG, encoded by the coding sequence ATGATCATCCTCGGCATCCACACCAACCACGACGCTTCGGCTGCGCTGTTCGACAACTACCGCATGGTGTCGGCGGTGGCGCTCGAGCGGCTGACCCGCATCAAGAGCGACGGCTACCGCTACCCGGCCGAGGCGGTCGAGGAATGCCTTGCCATTGCCGGGCTGAGGCGCGAGGACGTCGACGTCATCGCGCTGCCGCGCTCGGAATTCGCGCCGAAATACTTCAAGCGCCAAGCGTGGTGGTCACGAGCGAAAGCCGACGGCGAGGGCCGGGTCGATCTGTTCCGCCAGATGGCGCTCCATCTCGGCGCGGCGCCGGACACCATCTTCGACGTCAAGCTGTGGCTCGATGACCACGGCTTTTCGCCCTCCACCCGCGTCCACTTCTACAACCACCACAACGCCCATGCTTTGGGCGCGCTGTTCCACACCGACTGGTCGGACGCGCTCATCTACACCGCCGACGGTTATGGCGACCGCGTCAACGCCTCCGCCCGCCAGTTCAAAGACGGCAAGCTGACCGCGCTGTGGGGCGACGATCGCGACGGCCTCAAGCTGCTCGGCTATGAGGGCGCGCGCTCATCGATCGGGCAGCTCTATCTGGAGGTGACGGCGGCGCTCGGCTTCAAACCGCTGCGCCACGAGGGCAAGGTGCTGGGCCTTGCTGCCTGGGGCAAACCGGTGTTCGCGCCCGAGCTACGCGCCAACTACACCGTCGACGCGCTGGGCCGCACCCACGGCAAGATGCGCCTCAAGGATCTGCGCCGCCGCCTCCAGGAAATGGTGAAGAGCGCGCCGCGCGAGGACGTCGCCGCGTCGGTGCAGAGCGTGCTGGAGGACGTGGTACTGGAGGCGGTCGGCAACATCCTCCAACGCCACCCGGCCAAGGCGCTCGGCCTCGCCGGCGGGGTGTTCGCCAACGTCAAGCTCAACCAGCGCCTGGCCGAGCGCTTTCCGTTCGATGAGCTGTTCGTCTATCCGGCAATGTCGGACGCCGGCATCGCCGCCGGCGGCGTGCTGGAGTTCCTGCTTCAGCGCGACGGGCTGCCGGCCTGGCTGGGTCGGCGCTACCGTTTCGGCGCGCTCTATTACGGCCGCGACTTCGACGCCGATGCCGAAGACGCCTTCCGCGCCGCTGGCGCCTACGCCGAATATGTCGGCGACCCCGCCGCCGAGGCGGCGCGGCGCATCGCCGAGGGCGCCATCGTCGGCACCTTCCTGGGTCCGATGGAATATGGCCCGCGGGCGCTCGGTGCGCGCTCGATCATGGCGCGCGCCATCGACCGCTCCATCAACGACACCCTCAACAAACGGCTCGACCGCACCGAGTTCATGCCGTTCGCACCGGTGGTGCGCATCGAGCGCTACGCCGAGGTTTTTGAACTGCCGAAGAGCCTCGTCTACCCGGCCAATTTCATGACCACCACCTGTGATGTGAAGCCCGCTTGGCGCGACAAGGTTCCGGCCGTCACCCACGTCGACGGCACCGCCCGGCCACAGTTGATCAGCCGCGGCCAGAACCGGGTTTATTGGGACATCCTGGACGAATACGAGAAGCTCACCGGCCTGCCGGTCTTGATCAACACCTCGTTCAACGTCCACGAGGAGCCGATCATCAACGCGCCGGTCGAATGCGTCCGCGCCCTCAAGGACAGGCGGGTCGACCTCGTCGTCACCCAGGGCGCGATCTGGAGCTTTGCCGGCTAA